In Natator depressus isolate rNatDep1 chromosome 9, rNatDep2.hap1, whole genome shotgun sequence, a single genomic region encodes these proteins:
- the DYNLT2B gene encoding dynein light chain Tctex-type protein 2B isoform X2 encodes MGEPLGQPSLENSYSLRPAFQHKFRSSAVKECIHAILKENLANVQYNPEETPGLTRSLSETIKDRLKAEGFHRYKMVVQVVIGEQRGEGVNLPPQVAVLMAYPNSFV; translated from the exons ATGGGGGAGCCGCTGGGCCAGCCGAGCCTCGAGAACTCGTACAGCCTGCGGCCGGCCTTCCAGCACAA ATTCCGATCTTCTGCAGTAAAAGAGTGCATCCATGCGATACTGAAAGAGAATCTAGCCAATGTGCAATACAACCCAGAGGAAACGCCAGGGCTCACACGGTCCTTATCAGAGACAATTAAAGATAGACTGAAAG CAGAGGGATTTCACCGATATAAAATGGTGGTGCAGGTTGTGATTGGAGAACAGAGAGGTGAAGGAGTGAA TTTACCCCCCCAGGTTGCCGTGTTAATGGCTTATCCCAATTCATTTGTTTAG
- the DYNLT2B gene encoding dynein light chain Tctex-type protein 2B isoform X1, which translates to MGEPLGQPSLENSYSLRPAFQHKFRSSAVKECIHAILKENLANVQYNPEETPGLTRSLSETIKDRLKAEGFHRYKMVVQVVIGEQRGEGVNMAARCFWDADTDNYAQDVFINDSLFCVVAAFGCFYY; encoded by the exons ATGGGGGAGCCGCTGGGCCAGCCGAGCCTCGAGAACTCGTACAGCCTGCGGCCGGCCTTCCAGCACAA ATTCCGATCTTCTGCAGTAAAAGAGTGCATCCATGCGATACTGAAAGAGAATCTAGCCAATGTGCAATACAACCCAGAGGAAACGCCAGGGCTCACACGGTCCTTATCAGAGACAATTAAAGATAGACTGAAAG CAGAGGGATTTCACCGATATAAAATGGTGGTGCAGGTTGTGATTGGAGAACAGAGAGGTGAAGGAGTGAA CATGGCTGCGCGGTGTTTCTGGGATGCTGACACTGACAACTATGCCCAGGATGTTTTTATTAAT GACAGTCTGTTCTGCGTGGTagctgcatttggctgtttctatTACTGA